TCTTGATACCCATTGAGGAGTGAAAACACTCCGGTAAATCGGATTTTTAACTCTCAGATAGCCGTTATAATTTCCTACTAAACCAGATAGAAACAGTTGCGTTTGTTCTTCACTATTATCGGCTGGTATCAAGTTCTCTATCGGGTTCCTATTCCTTAGTTCCTCTACTTGTAACACCCGTTGATAAATGTTTAATAACTTTCCTGCTTTGTGTTCGTCAAAAAGTAAGCGATCTCTTATGGTACGGAGATGTTCAGGTTCATCTTGGAATTCCCAATGTTGAATAATGCGCGATCGCACCAATTGTTCTACCCAATATCCTTCAGTACCCTTCGGTATGGTAATCGTTCCTTTATAACTTTCTAAGGCAACTTGCACAACTAACTGACAAAGCTTTTGCGTGAGAAACGGCTGTCCTCTTGTCCAATGAATAATATACGCCAATATTGCCTGTGGCTGGCTGACTACTTTTTCTAAACCTTCAACTAAGGTCATAACTTCATGTAATTGAAAGTCACATAATTTAATTGCTTGACCAATGTTAAAGGGAGTTCGATGTCGACCAACAATTAGGTTAGATGGACTGGCTACACCAAACAAAGCAAAACCCAAGCGTTGAAAACTTGGTTTATATGCTTGCTGCTCATAACAGTAACTAATCCAGATCAAAAAATCGTTGGCCGGAAAATTCAAACTTAGCAAGCTATTAATATTATCGATAAAGATGAAAATGCGATTATTTTGAACTTCTCTCAGCAACACCTGTTCAACAAATTGATATAGTCGTTGTACAGGATCAAGCTCTGATTGTTGCTCCCACCAACTTTTAAAGTTGACCTGTTTTGTCAGATTTAACTTGTGAAACAGGCTGAAAATAATGCCTTTATACCATTGTATAGGTGTAATTTGATTAGTACCTAATAGAGCTAAATTCAGATAAACACATATATAATTTTCTTTTTCTAAGAGATGAATAGTCCGGTGTAGTAGAGATGATTTACCTGTTTGGTGGCAGTTGAAGACATAACAAAAATCTCCTGTTTTTAATCCAGTATAAAGTTGTTCGTCTGCTTGACGGACAATATATGTAGAGTCATCATATTTAAGGCTACCACCGACTTGATATCTCATAGTCAAGTCAATTCCCATAAATAGGGATACTTGTACTTTTATAACCAATACTATATTTAAACACAAAAATATTCTGATATAATTTCACTATTATACTCATTATTTTTACTGCAAGTTAAGTTTGAATTGTCTCGTCTTTACTTGAATTCTCTCATGGCGATCGCCCTGTTTCACCACTCTCAGGGAATAGTTTGTTTCTAACTCTTATGCTATCTGCCGAGCTTTCTATTTATTCCACTTACTTCTTTTTCATTGGGCTGTTGAATTGAAATTTGATAAATCTAGGTTGAGATTTTTAGCGATGGCGTAACCGCCCAGCATAGCTGCTCGCAACATATAATTCCTCACTCAACTTGTCTTGGTTAGTAAATAACCTGAGTTCGGGATAAATAGATGGACATAAATAAAGTGAAGACAGGGCAGGTGAGATACCTATGCCACAAGAGGCTAATTGTTTTATGTAAGATGGGCATTATACCTGCCATAGCCAGTAAAAGGGTATTTTATATTTAATTAAGTCCATCTACTTATTGGCAATGCAAACAAGACTGCAAGTCAACATAGTTCATAATTTTTCACAGCAGACGTGTAGTAGAAAATAACAGCTAAATTATTCTATAAAAAAAGCAAATTTTTTGAGAAAAATTATATATTTTTAGATAACTAAAAAGCAATCACTCAAGAGATAGTGCCAAACTTAATCACTATATTATTTACAGACTTATCTTCTCTTAGCTAAAAATAAAAATCAAGGAAAGTTAAGACATTTAAGTAAATTATTGAAATAGTTAAGACAGGAATACTGATCGGTTAAGGGAAAAAGTAGGCTCAAACCCTTGATATATCCTTGTCTATAATTCCCAAAGAGCTTAAACGAGCAGTATTAATTAAGCCAGTTAATAAAAAAATAAGTAAGTTGCGTTTTGAACTAAAAAATTATTAAAGTAATGACGCAACCATTATAAATCAAGAAAACGCGATTATTACGTAGTAATAAAAAGCCTGAATTTACTCAAATTTATAACTGGTCTTAAAATTTCCTTTTTGACATTTTGCTTTAGTAACTATTACACTTTTTAATCCATGAAGTGTTTTTAAAATTGAATCTATCGACCACAGGCTCATCGCTATCACCAGACAAACTAAGCACACCAAAGCTTGAGGTCTCCCAATAAATATGGTAGATGGTTCAACCCTGTTGACCACAATTTTTGTGCTAGTAGATGATTGGTATCAGCAAAAAGGCTATCGTTATATACCGTTATTATCAAGACCATCACCAAGATTTACAGATAGTGAGATGTTGACGCTGTTAGTGGCAATAGATTTTTCCCATACCCAGGAGAACAGCAGTTTTTAGGGTTTGTCAGAGTAAACAAATGCGAGCCTATTCCCGAAATTACCAGACCAAAGCCAATTCTAGCGTTGAGCCAGACGCATGGAGGGAATGCTCGAAGAACTAAGACATTTTTGGGTTCGAGACTTAGGGGTAATATTTGAGCGCACTTTTTTGTTAGATACAAAACCAGTAGCAGTAGTTGGCTACAAACGCGGCAAAGTCCAAAGTGATTTTACTGCCAGTGCTGATTATGGGTGGTGTGCCAGTCGAAAAATGAAGCGTTTAGGCATTGATGTCCTTATTTTTGAACAACATCCTGTGGCTTAATTCACATAAAGCGTATATTTTAAATATCTATGTTCTTAACTTTCTTAACTTTCCTAAATTTCTTAAATTTCTTAACTGTTCTCTTAAATATCTTCTTAAATGTCTTAACTGGTCTTGCATCTTATTTAAAAAACTGGGATTATCTATTTGAATATATCTACTGAATGATTAAAAATAAATTATGATGTTGTTTACAAATTAATAATTTTAATTAATAGTAGGATTGTAGTTTTAGCATACAACGATGTGCCTGACTGCGGTGTAGGTCAAACAACACCCCTGCGACATCAAAGGTAAGATAACACTTGAAATAGAACAATATGAAAAATAGCTTGTCTTCTACCTCGCCTTTCTGCCTCCTCCCAGGGAACGTTTCCGTAGCTTTTTTCTAGATGAGGCGATGCCTACGGTGGCAAGCTACGCCTCCTGATTGAGTATAATTTCAAATGTAAAAGTTTATCAAATGCCTTGTGGTTTAGCCCAGTAAATGCCCTCAGTAGGCGGTCAACTTTTATTACCCGATTGTTATCTAGCATTTTCCTGTTTCATTCCAGTCGATAATACTTCACTTTATCTTAATTAATCGACAAGTCTATTAAGGCTATTCATAAAGAACGTAGCAAAACCAAATCTGTTCAAGTTCTCCTCAAATAAATTAAAAGTTTACCGATTACAGAGGAGCAAAAAATCAAACTTAAAAAATGAACTTAGCCCAAAAAATTTTACCGATAACCAAGATATTTAAATTTCAAAAAAGTTTAAGTTTTTAATAAATAATTTTGATGTCTATTTGTTAGTTAATATCAACTCACTTTGAGCATAATTATATTTAGCTAATTTCACTATCATAAAAACGAAATATATCTTGGTACAAAACCTAGATATTAGCCAAGAAAAATAGTTCTAATACTACCAATGTAACAGTGGCAAAAAGAGTAAGTTCATCTAAACAAAAGTTTTTTGAGTAGCAAAGACTCTATTTGTGCATTATTTGTATTTTTATAACTAAGATTGTCAGGATTTTAAGGGGTTTTAATGGATAGAATTATAAAAACAAGTTTCCCACTCTCTTCTGGACAAGAAGCAATGTGGTTTATCTACCAAATTGCTCCAGAGAGCGTTGCTTATAATATATTTACTACTGTAAAAATCAATTCTTATTTAAATATTGTTGCTGTCAATCGTGTATGGGAGAAAATTATTGAACGCCATCCTATTCTCAGAACCACATATACCAATTTTGAAGGCAAACCCGTTCAGCAAGTTAATCAACAATATAAATGTAATGTTGAGGTAATAAATGCCAGCAATTGGAGTGAAGATTACTTAAAAGAGAAAATATTTGCTATAACTGACAGCCCTTTTGAGTTAGAAAAAGATGCTGTTTTGAGAATTAATTTATTTACTCGCTCAACAAAAGAACACATTCTCTTGCTAACAATGCACCACATTGCAGGTGATATGTGGTCTTTTGATTTACTGTTGAGTGAATTTCAAACTTTGTATGCCAAGGAAGTTGAGCAAGTTAGTCAAGAGCAGATCCAAACCGCTCCAGATTCTTTCACTGAAAATAAATCTTATCTAGATTTTGTTCGCTGGCAGTCAGAAATGCTATCTGGTTCTAGAGGAGAAAAACTGTGGCAATACTGGCAAAAACAATTAGCTGGCGAATTACCAATTTTAAATCTGTTTGCAGACAAACCCCGTCCCCCAGTACAGACTTATCAAGGAACAGGATATAGTTTAAAACTAGATGAACAGTTAATTCAAAAACTCAAATGTCTAGCTCTAGCTTCTGGAACAAGCCTTTATCAGGTTTTGCTAGCAGCATTTTACGTGCTACTTTATCGCTACACGAATCAAACAGACATCCTCATAGGCAGCCCGATGAGAGGTAGATGGGGTGGAGATTTTAAAGAGATTGTCGGTTACTTTGTTAACCTGATGGTTTTACGAACTTCCGTACAGGAAAACGCCACATTTACAGAATTTCTGGCTCACATCAGCAAGACAGTTAAAGAAGCCCAAAAACATCAAGATTACCCTTTTTCTCTGTTAGCAGAACAACTCGAACCAGAACGAGATCCCAGTCGTTCTCCTTTATGTCAAGTTAGTTTCACTTGGCAAAGACAACGTTGGTGCGAACAAACAGAGAATTCATTGCACAGTGAAGAACAAGTGCTTGAAATGAAGCCATACTTGCTGGGACATCAACGCGGTGCAGACTTTGATCTGAATTTAATGGTGATGGAAGCTCAGGGAGTATTGCAACTCTGCTGGCAATATAATACTGACTTGTTTGAGGCTAGTACAATCACGCGTATTGCAGGGCATTTTGTTACCTTGCTTGAAGGTATTGTAGCTAATCCTCAAAAGCAGATTTGGCAATTACCTCTGCTGACAGAAATTGAACAACAGCAGTTATTAGTTGAGTGGAATGATACAGGTGTAGATTATCTCCAAGATAAATGTATCCATCAGTTATTTGAGGAGCAAGTAGAGCGGACCCCCGATGCTATAGCAGTTGTGTTTGAAAATCAACAATTGACTTACCAGCAGTTGAATTGTCGCGCTAACCAATTAGCCCATTACTTGCAATCTTTGGGCGTGGGTGAAAATGTGCTGGTGGGTTTGTGTGTAGAACGTTCCTTAGAAATGGTGGTGGGACTATTGGGGATTCTCAAGGCGGGTGGAGCTTATGTACCACTTGACCCTGAGTATCCTGCTGAACGCTTAAGCTTCATGCTCAAAGACACTCAAGTAAAAGTGCTGTTGACTCAAGAGAAATTAGTAGAATCTCTTCCTCAACATCAAGCTTGTGTCGTTTGCTTAGACACAGACTGGCAAAGCATTAGCCAAGTAAATCAAGATAATCTTGATAGCACAGTCAGTGCAGAAAACCTCTCTTATGTGATTTACACCTCCGGTTCTACAGGCACACCCAAGGGAGTCGCCGTTACTCATCAGGCCGTCAATCGCCTGATGTTAAACACCAACTATATACAGTTAACAGCTGATGAATGCGTTGCTCAAGCGGCAAATATTGCTTTTGATGCAGCTACCTTTGAGATTTGGGGAGCATTGCTGCACGGAGCCAAGCTAGTCATTATCACTAAATTCGTATTGCTGATCCCAGAAGAATTTGCTGTCAATATCCACGAGCATCAAATCAGTGTCTTATTTTTAACCACAGCTTTATTTAATCAGTTAGCAAGTGTTGTCCCGCAAGCATTTAGTTCTCTACGATATCTATTATTTGGTGGTGAAGCGGTTGATCCCAAATGGGTGCTTGAAGTACTAGATAAAGGCGCTCCCCAGCATTTGCTCCATGTGTATGGGCCAACAGAGAACACCACGTTTTCTTCTTGGTATTTGGTAGAGGATTTAGCAACGACAGCCACAACTATTCCCATTGGTCGGGCGATCGCCAATACGCAAATCTACATCCTTGACCAAAACTTACAGCCTGTACCAGTAGGTGTGCCAGGAGAAATATATCTTGGTGGAGCAGGATTAGCACAGGGCTACTTCAACCGCCCTGAATTGACAAAAGATAAATTCATCCCCAATCCGTTTGATAATTCCAAATTATATAAAACGGGGGATTTGGCACACTATTTAGCAGATGGCAACATAGAATACTTAGGACGCATTGACAATCAAGTAAAAATACGTGGTTTCCGCATCGAATTGAGCGAAATCGAAGTAGTCCTAAGCCAACATAGTGATGTGCAAGTATCTTGTGTCATTGTCCGGGAAGATACCCCTGGTGATACTTGTACTGAGCGACTTGTGCCGAGCGGAGCCGAGGTAAGTCGAAGTAAACGTTTAGTCGCCTACGTGGTAGCATATCAAGATTGTAAACCCACAATCAGCGAACTGCGGCAATTCCTCACAGCAAAACTCCCAGATTACATGGTGCCAAATGCAATAGTTATCTTGGAGTCACTGCCGCTTACTCCCAACGGCAAAGTAGACCGCCGTGCCTTACCCATACCGGATTTACACAGCGAACAACAAGAAAAATTTGTTGCACCTCGTAATCCAATGGAAGAAATGCTGGCACTCCTTTGGACACAAGTGCTGAAAGTAGAGCTTTTAGGTATTCATGACAACTTCTTTGAACTTGGCGGACACTCGCTACTAGCAACACAATTAGTTTCACGCATCCGTAACGTTTTTAAACTGGAACTACCATTGCGTGAGTTGTTTGCAAGAGCGACAGTAGCCGAATTAGCAAAATCAATTAGGCAGTTACAGCAACAGGCACTTCGACTTACCTCGGCTCCGCTCGGCACAAGTCGCTCAGTACAAGACTTAGAACTATCTGAACCACCTATTTTACCAAAGATGAGGGATGCAGAATTACCACTGTCTTATGCTCAACAGCGTCTGTGGTTTTTAGATCAGTTCGAGCCGAATAGCGCCTTTTACAACATTCCTATGGCTTTGCGTCTAGTGGGAAATTTGAATCAACCAGCCCTAGAACAAAGCTTACTAGAGATTATTCATCGCCACGAAGCCTTACGCACCAATTTTATTAGAGTTGATGGAAAACCTTCTCAAATTATTCAAACACAAACGAATTGGACAGTTTCAGTTATTGACTTAAAGTATTTATCTACAACCGATCAAGAAATTACTAGCCAGGAATTAGCACGACAACAAGCTATTGAGCCTTTTGACCTGGCAAACGGAGCATTAATCAGGACAACATTACTAGTGCTGTCCCAGACAGAACACATATTGTTAGTTTGTATGCATCATGTTGTCAGTGATGGCTGGTCAATGGGTGTGTTTGTTCAAGAACTAGCAGCGCTGTACGATGCTTATGCTCAAGGTCAGCCGTCACCTTTAACACCGCTACCGATTCAGTATGCAGATTTTGCTATCTGGCAAAGAGAGTGGTTACAAGGAAATGTACTGCAAAACCAACTAACTTACTGGCAACAACAACTGGCAAACGCACCAGCCTTGTTGTCCCTACCCACAGACCGACCAAGACCTGCTGTGCAGACTTTTGCTGGTGCATATCAAAAGTTTGCCCTCTCTGCTGAACTCACTGGTAGGTTGATACAACTGAGTCAGAAACAAGGGGTGACTTTGTTCATGACACTTTTGGCAGCGTTTGATACCCTGCTTTACCGCTACACAGGTACAGAAGACATTTTGGTGGGATCTCCCATTGCTAACCGCGATCGCAGTGAGATAGAAGGGTTAATTGGCTTTTTTGTCAATACTTTAGTCATGCGTACTGACTTAGCAGGCAACCCCAGTTTTAGCGAATTACTGACTCGTGTCCGCGAAATAGCGATGGAGGCATACTCGCATCAGCATTTGCCTTTTGAAATGCTAGTGGAAGCATTGCAGCCAGAACGGGATCTTAGCCATACACCGCTATTCCAGGTGATGTTTACACTTCAGAATGCGCCCATATCGACCGTGGAGTTAAATCAGTTAAGTGTCAGT
The Nostoc punctiforme PCC 73102 genome window above contains:
- a CDS encoding AAA-like domain-containing protein, translated to MRYQVGGSLKYDDSTYIVRQADEQLYTGLKTGDFCYVFNCHQTGKSSLLHRTIHLLEKENYICVYLNLALLGTNQITPIQWYKGIIFSLFHKLNLTKQVNFKSWWEQQSELDPVQRLYQFVEQVLLREVQNNRIFIFIDNINSLLSLNFPANDFLIWISYCYEQQAYKPSFQRLGFALFGVASPSNLIVGRHRTPFNIGQAIKLCDFQLHEVMTLVEGLEKVVSQPQAILAYIIHWTRGQPFLTQKLCQLVVQVALESYKGTITIPKGTEGYWVEQLVRSRIIQHWEFQDEPEHLRTIRDRLLFDEHKAGKLLNIYQRVLQVEELRNRNPIENLIPADNSEEQTQLFLSGLVGNYNGYLRVKNPIYRSVFTPQWVSRQLENLPFSW
- a CDS encoding transposase family protein gives rise to the protein MFYFKCYLTFDVAGVLFDLHRSQAHRCMLKLQSYY